Genomic window (Acropora muricata isolate sample 2 chromosome 11, ASM3666990v1, whole genome shotgun sequence):
GatggaaatttgatccttattaagtttgataccaaattttagtgttgaCCAGCGAAGCCAAGAAAATTTTAAAGCACTCGACCATACAGTTCAATCTTAAAGCGACCCAATAGGTAGGATTATATTCGACAAACATAACACAGCTTCCCACTTCATTTAGGAGACAACGGCATGATGCACGAGACTTCCATTTGGTCGGTTTTTCGTTtgttcagcaaaaaaaaaaaaaaaactttgcgcATGCATCGCATCACTTATAACGCTGACCTTGTTTAGTCGCCACTATGGGCTTCAATCTGGCATCAATGTACCACCAGTCGGTTCCAGGTTATGGTAATTGGCTATTTATTTATGCCTTTTTGACCTTTCTTTTACACATTGtgtgaataggccatttccgaattacccttggcctcttcttcaaagcgagtcctggtgctcatcctttcatatgaaaattagttttcattcacatgcaaatgaaaactaattttcatatgaaaagatgagcaccaggactcgccttgaagaagaggccaaaggtaattcggaaatggcctatttcgaTGAGCTTAATTGTTCACTGAATATATGACCACTTGAAAAAACTCTTTGGTCTCAGAAACTTTAATATGACCTTGTAGCTTGGAAACCATCAGTGTTAAAACTATGAAACGCAATATCCCTATCTACAGATATGGAAATGAAAAGCGAGGCTCCTTTTCGGTAATTTGAAGCCATTCCTCGCTGATTATTAATATTCTTGGGCATTTATCCTCGAAAAAGATTATAGGGTAGTATATTGCGATGTTTTGGATTGAGGAGAAATTGTTGAAAGTATCCTCGAATGCTCGAGTAAACTTTTATTCCGAAACTGAGCGACGCAATGGATATCGTCATGATCATAAATAACTTACAATTTCCGGATTTCTCACATATTTTTGCGAGCAGCACAGGTATAACCTTTGAGTACATGAAACGACCTTATGTATTACTACAATAGACTTTATTTCGTGGAACAAGTGAATTATTTGTATGAAAGCCAGGCGAGAACTTGCCGATCGTACGAAGGTTTACGAATGGTTACGAACGCTTCCGAAAATCCGAGGAAAACTGACAGATTCATTTTACCAGCGGGTGAAAGGTAAGATTTTCTCTGTGTTCGTGATcgtgtttgtgttttgttttgttgtggtaaattttctttgtctgttaAGGTATCAAAGGGAACGTAGAACTCCTATATACTTCTCGTAGACATTTTGTTGACCATTCAAGTGTGACATGAAAAGAACGTGTCAGAATTGAAATTCATGCAGTTGGGAAGATTCTTTCGTCTTCGTTAAAATTCATAAATCGAAATCCAACTCCAAGGCCGTCCTATCAGGTCATTGTTGAAAGGTTCTTTTGTCAGTAAGCTGTTCTTTCGGCGGTGTTGAATTCTGAGTTCGACTAGGTTGGAATGTAAGTCGTTCCACGCTCTCTTCTCAATTCATCCGCGATCATCGACGAAGAAGGCGCCTTTATTTCACTTTGTGGGGGATTAATCAAATTTTATCGACTGGTCTGGAATTCAAACGCCTTGTTATTGGAGCTCCGTTATTTATAACAGATATTTGTCTGCTTACAGCTGGTAGTTCGGTGGACTGTCAACCtgtttggtttatttcagcggctGCAATCAGACTTGTGGCGCTTGCAGTGAAATTCGCGATATCGTTTCACCGTAAAATTTACCTAACAGCAACATCTGTATTTGACTGTGGTTTAGATCGACCCTCAAGATCCAATTATTGCGTCTCATATTTCTGCTGGCACAAGTCTTCATCTAAATTTCAACTGGTTTTGGGGATTTCGACTTTAGTGAGCATCGATGCCAAACATGTGATTATTGGAACAATTTCCGCGAAGTGACATACATAGAGCGAGTTTCTTCGGCCTGAAGACTTGGTAGATAATTTTGTGCGGATGGAAATGTAATTTATTGTGAGTTTTCAAAGTTCAGCAGATTGAAAAGTCTTCCATTTTCAGAAAAGGAATTTGAGAACTGATAAAGTTCTCGACAAGAAACGATTATACCGCGTTTTGTACTTCATGTGAAGTCGGAATGAGCAAGCGACTGTTTCAAATTGGACTGAAAAACTCTGACAGTTTGTTAGGGCTTCATTCCATAGAAGTCCTGTTTTACTATGCTTAAAATGAGGTGAATCACAAAATATTTACTTGAACATTGTTAAATTCTATAGTCATAGTccttgaaagaagaaaatttcagTATTGTGTTTCAAAATCACAACAGTTATTGTTTTGAATTCGGTTTACTTGTTTTAAGAGGAAACAATGTTTGTGTTGCGTACTCATTTGAACCCGCAAGCTTTGAAATGTGGTTGTTGAGGTGCAAAAATGACCAAGCTGTTAGTCGAAAGAAAACTGCTCAAATCGTAAATTGATTGCTCTGAACCTAACTCGTCTACTGTTAgtacatttattatttttgcgGGAAAACGTTTACTTTTTGTTTACAAAATATGTTTGGCACGGAGGGTCACGAAGCCTATTTCATGGTCTAATGGAACAACTTCGATTGTTTTCTGAGctgaaatagttttttttttcgaagtcATTAAAGATAAGgaatgaaaaatacaaaaaccaaaaacgcTGATTCATGAGTAGTTCTCTAATATCAGTTCATGGCTGGGAAATGACTGTGAATTTTATTTCCcttgataaaaaataattttattcattgTGACTTCTTTATTATCATTGCCAAGGTAAAGTTCAGAGAACAAGTACTTTCTCTTTGGTGATAAGTTTAATaactgcatttcttttttttttttttttttccataggGCTAAGGACGATTCAGAGGCTTTGCGCTATTATGCTCTGTATAACAGGGATGATGAGATACACCGAAGCACTGGCTCCATATATGGACCTGACAATCCCCCAAAAGTAAAGCTGCACCCAATGCATGTTCGAAGTAGTAGTGATACaagtgaaataaatttgttGGTAAGGAATAATTGCACGGATGGGTTGACAAATGAACCACGTTCTCCAACAGGAGAAACTTTTTCTGCTTTGATCAGAAAATTTGAGCAGAAGATCCAAAATGAAAACCATGTGCACACTCCTGGGCAGAAGCCATGGTATTATGATAATGAAAATCAGGATTTTGTGGATGGTTTCAGAAGCAAATCTGGTGGCAATTCAGCCACAGGAAGCCCACTTATTGAAAGAAGGACACCAGCGTTAAAGCGCAAAAACTCACTTAGAAACAACACATATTTTGCCAGAGTATTCAAAGGTTCTGGAGATGCGAAGGCTGGAGAGGAAGAGTATGCGGATGAGCCTTCAAGGAAATACTTTGCGCATTATGACTGTAACAGTATGATGGTTGATTTTGAGGAGCTTGCGTTACAATATGCACAGCAAGGTGATGGACTTAAGCGGAAGAACAAACGATCAGGAGCATCAGCGGCATCAACCAAAATCACTGCAGCAACAATTGCTGACAAGATGCAAAGGCGTGGCTCAGATTCTAGTGCTAGTACTAATGAGGAAGATACAGACTATGGTGATAACAAAAGCAATTCCCTTGTACTAAATTGCCCTTATTTTCGCAATGAACTTGGTGGTCAAGATGAACAAGATCCTCAAATTGGGCTGACAAGAGGAAATGTTGCATTGCAAAATTCACATGATCCTTCTTGTCCTAAAGAACCTAGATTGGACAACCTTAGACGAAGGTCAACTCTTGATATTTTATTAACTGCTTATGATTCTGCTCGAGTGGGAAATTTAAGTAGTGGAACAGGAGTTACAATTCTCGACAATTCAAAACCTGAAAGTGGTGTCTTGTATCTTGGAGAGGGATTGTACAGTGAAAATGGTTGTATGTTTGAGCATGTAGACCATGGATCTTATTATTACAAAAACTTTTTCATTGGGCAAGGTGAGTTATTTTACCACAGATATTGATACAAAGGTTGTGTCATTGAAGTTCAACTGTTTCAACAGTAATTCATTCAGTTTGAAGCAGTTTTCAACCCTCCAAGCTGTGACCACTTTAGGCACCATGGCGACTAAAATTTTCATAGTGGCAACTTGATTCGTAAAATAGTCGCCAAATAGGCGACCACAGAAATTGATACTTGGAGAACAAAAATCCTAACACTTGTCTGGATTGTATTGAAACAATAAGATCCTCTCTGTTGATATCCCAGAGTGAAAAGATGAGAAGACGTCGTCAGAACGCTGAATAACGCAAAAGCAACATGGATTTGAATTGTTAAATGATGTGATCATTGCAGACCAACATAACTGATGAAACAAAGCTTCGATAAAAACAATTGTCTTAAACATGTTCGCCAGTAATAAAGCAAAAAGTGTTAATTGCAATCTCCTACGCTGTATTTTTATTTACGTTTTTTGACTGATGGAAATACAAGGAAATTATGTATTTTGGCGCCTAAAAGAATCTTTCGGCAACTAAACCTAAAGATTTGGTTGCCAATTGGTCACTGCAGCAAATATTTAACTTGGAGGGTTGGTTTTACCAAATTGTAGTTTCACATGATTGTAGTTTTGCAATCCTATTTTGATCTCCGTACTTTCACTCGAGTACTTACTTGGGTGTataagattttcttttttttttttttacttttttttttctagaacaTTTGAACTATCTTGGAATTGATGAACGATTTGGCCCCATTGCATTGTCATTGAAGCGTGAAAAACTTGATGATAATACATCATTTTTGAAACCTGGGGAGTCAGAGGGAAACCAGTACCAGTATCGCATAATTGTGAGAACTAGTGAGGTATGTATGTACTAtaataaattacaataattattttattttattctagAGTCTTATTTCTCATGTcatgaaaggaaaaagaaattgtttgttGAACCTCACTTTAGCTGAATAAGAAAAAACACATGGTGTCCAATGTGACTTTGAAATACTGCATAAGTATAACTAGAGATGATGTAAATAGACATGAATGAAATCctgaggaaaacaaaacattaccTGTGTGTTTTTTTAAATCTCCCACTTTATAGTTCATTTGTTTCATCTTGCAGCTTACCACACTAAGAGGAAGCGTGTTAGAGGAGGCGATACCATCCACATCACGGCACGGGGCTGCCCGAGCTCTCCCTGCCAAAGATATACTGGGACATGTTTGTCCAGAACTTCAACTTTCAGCTCTTAAGATGGCACAACCAGGTGTCAAGGTATATGCAGATCTTGAATGATTCTGAAAGAGCAAGAAACACTCCTAGGAATTCAGATTTAACATAGGAAGTacaacaaaattaaaagaatTGCTAACTCAAAAGGAAACCTCAGTAATAAGGATAGTTTAACATTATGAATTAGTTTTTGACATACTATCATCTGTAACATTTTATGCAGGTTCCTGAGCAACTGATGAAGCTGGATGAACAGGGAGTGAGTATTTCTTTCTTCGATATCCTTTTTCTTGATAAAACGCTAAACCTCCACTCCACTTCACCACACACCTTTCAATAACAGTTCACAGATGGTGTTTGAATTGAGAAAAGATGTGAGTCAGGTGTGTCAAATTGTCTCCTCTTAATATATTTTGACACATTCTTTGCGTGAAATAATTATGATTGGCTTGTTTTATTCACCCCaagaaatacaataatttttacTCTATGACATCTCTTATCTGCCCACTAGGATACAATTAATATTCAACCCAATGAAAATGCAGGCTCGATTTAATGTAGGAGTTCAATATTATTAGAGAGATGTTGAATCATGAGAGCTTAAAATGgaattgaattttaatttttttgtatgtgttttctttgtttcatagATGACCAATCAATACAAAGTTGGGGTATTGTACTGTAGGGAAGGGCAGAGTACCGAGGAAGAAATGTATAATAATCGTAAGTTAAACCATCAACTGAGTGTCCATTTTTAAGCAATGCATTTATGTGGGTGGGCATCTGACAATACATTTGTGTCTGTCTTAGGTAAAGGGTTGACAATGCATGCAGATTGGTCTGTCACCAACTTCACCTCCAACCCTtgattgttctttttctttggcaGTATATCTAAACGTGATGCAAGTTCTTTTTAGAACTAGATTCTCTTTTTTTAACTGGCCTGTGCGAACATTGCAAGGATTTATTATTCCAGTGATTAAGACACTGTTAGTCGTGACATTCATTATATTGTAATGAAATTACATGTTATTTTATTGCTAAAttgaattattttatttgaacacAAGAGCATCCCCTTCGATGCACAATgaaaaaattaagagaaattttgtttgtgttttgtttgacaGAAATTTCTGGCCCAGCTTTTGAGGAATTTCTTGATTTACTTGGATCCCGTGTAAGCTTGAAAGGTTTTGAAGGTTACAGAGCTCAGCTTGACAACCGCAGTAAGTATTGCAgcatgtaattattattattgctgtaaTTATTATCCTTGTTTATTATTACACTTAAAGATGTACATAAACTTATATGGTTACTTGAATATGTAAATACTATGTCCATGTGCACTAGAGGTCTGAACATGCAGTCATCCCAACAATTACAGTACAGTAGTTAATTTAAAAAGAATAAATTTGAAAGAGCAGTTTTTGTAATGAGCATGATGATGTCTTTGACAGCTGTAAAACCATTTAGGTCTCAGACTTGACCAACATCAATTTTTCCTAACATTGTTTATGCAAAAGTAAGACTGAAGGTATTGAGGGTTTACAGTTCTTCTTTAAGAaataactttcaaaaaattatctCAGTTTCTACATGTACATGGAAAAGCATTTGTGATAATCAGTCAGGAGAATTTGTCTGTGGATAGTAGTCAATAATTAACTCACTGTACATACATGTTGTGGttttaatttagttttggtgcaaaaattTTATAACTGGTTCAATTATTagtttcttttgtcatgtattcatcaccataatctggaacaatggcaaataaaattgaaaccagttcaaaaaaacatttaaccAAGGATacatttaaaccacaacatacatACACATTGAGTTAGCAAAAAAACAAGTTATTGGCTTTGTGTTATGGTGCAGATGTTAATGGATAAGCTTATGTGGATGCTTTTGTTTTGCAGATGACTCTACAGGAGAGCACTCAGTGTACACACAATTCCATGGGCGTGAAATCATGTTTCATGTATCCACGCTTTTACCGTGGACGCCAAATAACCGCCAACAGGTATAGCATGacgtgttttctttttcattggaatgTTACGTCATTGTTGCAATGTGGCAAATGCAGCCTCTGTGTTTTTGTTGCTATTGGTTTAGGCACTCTCAAGACAAAGGGAGTTAGACTGGTGCAGTGGTCATCAATCGCCCCTCCCACCTTTACAATCTTAGTGTTCTATGTGTGTGGTCAGTTTCaatcaatctcaacctgacttccaGAGTTTTCTTTGGGTTCTCTGGTTTCCTCCTTTATCAAAATTGACTGTTTGAGCTAAATTAGGTTATAtgtatgttatagcccactagtagtgaaaagtgcccgccatatttgtaatgttttggcagcaaaaaaaaGTCTAGCTTAAACTTGCAAAAGATATTTTGTCTTGATACTTTTTTTGAGCAACTAGTTggattatactaaaacaataattattcctctcaccctcacGGCCTCTGAGTTAACATCCCATTTGGCCTTTGACCTCATGGGCTATCAATtcagagcccatttgggctcgaggaataattgttaatgagATCACAGACACTGTGTGCAAGAAAGTTATTGTGGTTTTTTTGTTGCAGCTTTTGCGAAAGAGGCACATTGGAAATGATATTGTCACAATCGTTTTTCAAGAACCTGGTGCACTTCCTTTCACTCCAAAGAACATTAGATCTCACTTTCAGCATGTGTTCATTGTGATCAGAGTGTTCAATCCCTGCTCAGATAACACCTACTACAGGTATGAAAGTTTGTAAAGAAATTGTGTTGCTTCGTCAGTGAGGAAGTGAAGCATGAATCTTTGCTATCAACCGAGTTCATAACGGTGAAATTAACACTGCGAGAAGATTAAATGACTTACGACCACACACACACAAcccacaataataattattcctctatCCATTCTGACAAACAGCCAACATTCAAATAATTGTCACCCTCTACAGGTGCCTCACCTGATTATAATACAAGGCAACCTAGGTTTTATCATATTGATTCATTGATGCCCTGCCACAACGACAGTGTCAAGTTCCTTGAATTAGTTTTTGTCAGGGTTGGCAAGTCATACTCACAATGTAACATCATTGTACTTGactgataagaaaaaaaatatcttatgATTTCTTATGAAAAAGTAAGCtatcattttgttaaaatatgtttaacttgTATTATCTTTAGGGTTGCTGTAAGCCGTTCAAAAGATGTGCCACCCTTTGGACCAAATATCCCTGTGGGTGCAAAGTTTGGAAAACAAAGAGCTTTTGCAGATTTTCTCCTGACAAAAGGTGATGGAAAATTTTGCGTGTCTGCTATACTTGATTTCTTCATTAGTTCAGGGAACCAATGTTTTGTCCTCAACTTGGAAGAAATAcatataaacaaaaacagtattCCAAAGTATAGGCTATGTGtcatttatcatttttgtctcacattttggcattaattttttcGGATAGGGTCATGTACATGTAATgaatcctgaaactttgaaacactttttttgCAGACTCCTAACTGAAATAcagttatattatattatttatgtttttaatcTCAATTTCAGTTATAAATGCTGAAAATGCAGCCCATAAATCAGACAAATTCAGTGCCATGGCGACAAGGACAAGACATGAATACCTTAAAGATCTGGCCATAAACTATGTTACCAACACCACACTGGAGACAGGAGCAAAGGGAAAAGGTACGCTGTTATATTTTGACTGGTAAACTGTTGGCATTACACAGTATTTACTACATGTCTAATGAAACTGCCTCTAAAATGATCTGAGATTCATGATAGTTCATACttgtgtcacaaagtgtcccctttAAGCCCGAGATCTTTATTTACTACTGTGCTGTCAGAGGTGTGGTCATGGTAAGTGTGTGGGAGACACTTGGTGACATCTACATAATATGGTATGAATCTTGTAATGTCATGCACTTCATTTGTTTCACTTACCTGATGTTGATGCTGCCTATTACAGCAAGACAAAATGGATGAAATGTGTGAATACAATCGGTACTTCTATAATAATTTGTAGTGTAAAGTCACTATCCTTGCATACAGTAGTTACGATGTTATTGTTCCTTTCAGGAATTTTGAGGTCAACAAAAAAGAAGGAGAAGGTGCGTCCACCTATCAGCCCTGAGAAAGTTTCACTAGGAGCATTGGTGTGGAATGTGCAGGTAAACGTACTGCTCCTTGAATATCAAAGGAACTCTATAAGATGAGGAGGAGAAGTTGTCCTGTGTATGTAgtcctggttcaactccttaTAAACCACTTATAAAGAGACAACTTGTGTCTGGTGTGTCTGTGGCTCAGTCAATCACTGCCTTTTTCCAAGGTACAAAGCTATATTCTTGGGTTGGCTGTGCAGTGCAGTGCAGTGCAGTGCAGTACTTACAATGACTCCCACTTGACAAACCCTTTTAAATAcaatataaaattaatgttgtacCCATACAGATGCTGGCCTAACCCAATGATGTACTAACccaaattattataatgatgTTTAGGTTGAAGATTATAGGAATTCTTCAATGATTGACTGTAAAATGGGAATCTCTGCTGATACTCTTGTACTAGTCCATTCGTCCAGTAAGGTAAAGAATAGTTATTTCCTTTTCCTTGTTCTTTTAGTCATCATGTAAAACTAAGCAGACTATTTGTCTTGCCTGGTTATTTGTTCAAGTAAATTAGTGATAGTATTTTCAGAAGCAACTAATTTACTAAAGTGAATTCATGATGTTATGCATCCTGTTCTGTCTGACTacaagaaaagaaaccaaaggGAATGTGCCTTGCGTTTTTGTGATTGCAGACCCACTTAAAGTTGTTTTTGTGGTTTAACTTTTACAAAGATGGTATATACCTCTTACTATCCAAGTTTGAGGGTAGTACTGTACGTTACAGACTGTGTTTTCTCCACTTCAATTAATTTTGCACTTGGGCCAAGAATTTTTGTTCTAAATTTGATTTGCCACAGGAGGTCATATTCAGCATTCCAGCTAAATCAGTCATAGGGTGGACATCACTGTCACAAAGGTACTGATGAAGCATCAATTAAGTTCTTGGAATggttctttttcattgaaatcattttgtttttggcaaCAAAGGAACCTTGCTCCTTATCTTTGACCTCTCACAAATACCTTCTGCCTAGACTTTCCTAGAGTCCTTTCTTCTTTTCCATAGCTTCTAGTCGAAGATAAAAGATCTTTCTTCCTCTCcagaatttaaaatttaaaagaaaaaaagcaatatttatgttgcttttttttatctttgtcaCAGCATCAAAGTGTTTTATGGCACCGGTGATTGTTTGGTCCTGAATATTCCAACATCTGATTCAGATGACATACCAGAAATTGTCAGAAGACTGGAAGAAATTTCCATTGGCTGCCAGGTAGGAATTCGTAAAGTGTTAAGGAATAAGaccatgataattattataacccCACCTATGTTAGGAGACGTTTTGGTATCCATGGAGACCAACAGCCATTCAGTTCATTTCAATGTCAGTTTGGAGCTAATGGAAAATACCTAGCTAAAAATTGAACTATGTTGGTTACAGAAAATCGTAATCAACTCACCGTGGAAAGCTAGCCTACCAAAATCTTACCTCTTCTGTTAATCTCTAAATCGAACACGCGGATTTACTGCTGAAGACATTAATTATCCTTACGTCAATTGCAGACCCAAACGATAACACTGAGGCGCAACATGATGGGGCAGCTGGGATTTCATGTCCAGTTTGAGGGCCTCATCGCGGATGTGGAACCATCTGGGTTTGCTTGGATGGCTGGTCTACGACAAGGATCTCGGCTTGTTGaggtttgttttcaaagaaaggcAAGAAAGTCGCTGCTGATTGGTTTAGAAAATCCGACCAGTTATCGTCATGCAATTTGGGTTCGGTTTTAGGATTCCGTGACAGACCAAAAATATTCCAAGGTCACTAAAACTTTggcttattttttctttcagatcaATGGAATGATAGTAGCGACATTGAGCCATGAGCAAATGATTGACTTTTTACGCAAACCAGGATCAGTGTCAGCAGTCATTGTGCCGCCTTTTCAGAATGGCAAACCAAGGAAGTATGTATCAGTAAATTGTTATGTCAGAGAGCGGTAGACTTTGCTACAACGGTAATTCAATCGACACGCCTCGTGGCCATTTTTTTGAGataaatagagagctttaggttctaggacgagaacgaccacgagtacgagattttctcatagaacaacattgaccAGCGTCATTTAAGACGTGatgccgtcgtcattttagtacgaggttttgcaacaATGTTGTCGTGACAAAACAAGTCGAGAACACGGccgcagttttggcatttttcgatcagcaaaaagacTCAgataccagcaataagaataactgagtaacctatactgctaacaaagagtaagattaatcgtccgggttacaaattttctaagtattttcgctgaaaacgggcagtcaaatctcgtactcgttctcgtcctagaatccaAAGCCTCCTCATATGTGACCATGAGGTTTCATTTCTGTTTCCATGGATCTTTTGCAACCTGATAAGTCAAAGTTCCATCTCATGGTTTCTTTCAATGGTCTCCTGTTATATCGACCTTTCAGCCAGGGATGAGGAAGCGTCCTTTTGGCACTTCCTCCTCAATGTTGACAATTCATTTCCTTTGGATCTTTAATGATGTCCTATTATCTCGTTTCCTAGGGTTATGTAAGCATCCATACAGCTAATATTTTGTCATCAAGTGTGCGTCAGTCGTTTTTCCCATACATCCTTATTTGCTGTAATTTCTTCTTCAGGGGTATCCAGCCTGTCATTGGTTCGTCTTGGAGTGTGAACCGCGCCTCCGTGACTACAATATCTTCGTTTGGCAGCTCATCTTCAGTGGCCGAGGAACCTGACTTACGTGAACAGTCAGCACTCTCGTTCATTGATGGCGTGCGTAAGCAAACTCCTAAAGTCTTTCCAAAAAACAGTATTACAGGGCAAGACAGTCCATGGATAATGCGTACAAATAACGGGACTATTGTGGATATCAGGTAACGCTTCCTAAATTCTTACAAACATACGGAATAAACCAGAACCACAAGCACATGTAACAAGTGCTGCTGATGATATGTCACGCTCTTTCGCGGTATCTTCTTATTGTGACACTTGTGCTTTCGTCACGTTTTATTTTCAAGAATGGCCAGTAATCTCGGACACGCACGCGCAGATGATACAGCCAACGAGACCAAAACCTTGTCACACAACACCTTGAACTAGAGAGACTTCACTATGAAATTAGACGTAAAATCCCGATTACCTCGTAAGTCCAATGTAAAACAAATTCTTCACTGGCAATCCATTAGCCCAAAACGAAATCCACAATATCAGTAGAAAATTGTAGGTTTCGAAGTTGTCATCATTGCGGTTTTCAAGTATATTCATGGAGTTGATACAGTAAAAGCAACAGTATGGCGGCGGAACGAAAATAGTGTCACCCGGTCTCGTAAAACACCTTTCTGCCGAAACCTACAGATTATATCAACTTTGTTCACTGTGATTGTTAATCCTTAGAAACCACACTTTCAGACCCCGTGATTCATATTTTCCGGGACTTAGAAGCCCATTTGTTTTTAGGACTTGCGTCAAATGAATTTCTATGTTGTATGACCATTGATACACAAGGGGCAAAATTCTGCCTCATTTCAGCCAGCGAACTCTGCCTCTCTACGTCGAAGAAACGGCCAATATCTATCATGCGTCTCCTTGGCTTTGACTCTGCCCAAAAAATTACAACAGACATTACATTCAAAGCCGCAAACAAGTCGACAAATCTCTTTTCATGAGTACGGCGGACagacgccattttgtttgtagTACAACGTCACGGTAAAATAAGTGTTTCTTCTCGACTTTGAGACGTCGTAAGGTCTGTAAAATAATCCATGAATACCAGGCGTTTAATAAGCGGTGTTGCGCACTTTCATTTCAGAGCTACGTACTCAGGCTCCCGGCCTTCAGATCCTCCCGAGTCGCCTAGAACTAGCTCCACTTCCTCGGCTACTGGAAGCTCGCAAACTCTTCACGAGACACCACGCCAGCCAGTTACTACGTATGGAGCTTCATATACTGTAACAAGTGTCACCCCTAATGGCGAAAGACACCATGGTTATCCAGATGCATAtggggcacaaaaatgggatGGCTTTGCGCCAGGTGATCCAGAACCACGTTCCTCTAAGCCCGTGGGTGTGACACTTAAGGCCTCCACGGCGTCTGGCACCTTATATGCGATCGCAAGTGGACCACCTTCTCCTCAGACTCCACATCAACCCGACTACGCAATTTTTGGTAGCACAGCGCAGAGACATCGAGGACCTGATGAAGATGATCAGGGAGTTGGCAACACAAGGTTTGATGGAGCTCGGCAGGACGCCAGATTCTACGGGGATGGTTACGGCGTTGTT
Coding sequences:
- the LOC136889050 gene encoding signal-induced proliferation-associated 1-like protein 1 isoform X3, with product MHVRSSSDTSEINLLVRNNCTDGLTNEPRSPTGETFSALIRKFEQKIQNENHVHTPGQKPWYYDNENQDFVDGFRSKSGGNSATGSPLIERRTPALKRKNSLRNNTYFARVFKGSGDAKAGEEEYADEPSRKYFAHYDCNSMMVDFEELALQYAQQGDGLKRKNKRSGASAASTKITAATIADKMQRRGSDSSASTNEEDTDYGDNKSNSLVLNCPYFRNELGGQDEQDPQIGLTRGNVALQNSHDPSCPKEPRLDNLRRRSTLDILLTAYDSARVGNLSSGTGVTILDNSKPESGVLYLGEGLYSENGCMFEHVDHGSYYYKNFFIGQEHLNYLGIDERFGPIALSLKREKLDDNTSFLKPGESEGNQYQYRIIVRTSELTTLRGSVLEEAIPSTSRHGAARALPAKDILGHVCPELQLSALKMAQPGVKVPEQLMKLDEQGMTNQYKVGVLYCREGQSTEEEMYNNQISGPAFEEFLDLLGSRVSLKGFEGYRAQLDNRNDSTGEHSVYTQFHGREIMFHVSTLLPWTPNNRQQLLRKRHIGNDIVTIVFQEPGALPFTPKNIRSHFQHVFIVIRVFNPCSDNTYYRVAVSRSKDVPPFGPNIPVGAKFGKQRAFADFLLTKVINAENAAHKSDKFSAMATRTRHEYLKDLAINYVTNTTLETGAKGKGILRSTKKKEKVRPPISPEKVSLGALVWNVQVEDYRNSSMIDCKMGISADTLVLVHSSSKEVIFSIPAKSVIGWTSLSQSIKVFYGTGDCLVLNIPTSDSDDIPEIVRRLEEISIGCQTQTITLRRNMMGQLGFHVQFEGLIADVEPSGFAWMAGLRQGSRLVEINGMIVATLSHEQMIDFLRKPGSVSAVIVPPFQNGKPRKGIQPVIGSSWSVNRASVTTISSFGSSSSVAEEPDLREQSALSFIDGVRKQTPKVFPKNSITGQDSPWIMRTNNGTIVDIRATYSGSRPSDPPESPRTSSTSSATGSSQTLHETPRQPVTTYGASYTVTSVTPNGERHHGYPDAYGAQKWDGFAPGDPEPRSSKPVGVTLKASTASGTLYAIASGPPSPQTPHQPDYAIFGSTAQRHRGPDEDDQGVGNTRFDGARQDARFYGDGYGVVRVNVDSLPSTSEKRNSQQDIATGSAEGTKETVPFKETSLGAVITTVNTYKQKQSYEDITEASMSETVDQIEKAFGFRAPDMVGNGTGSLERNGSLRRPPGERSPRGSMQDIHLTPRRAQSGESLNRNRSSEDEDSPGNILKRLTKETNEQDRLMHRKSEGDLPHNLFKAKSTTPTAATTTTTTTTVVEASPHSVEVKTEMKRKSEYEARLAARNLLIERLGNRQTTEGGPIEGIKIYHAKSRSTPADGRKVSGEKNSRQRQSSQDDSAKVNPQGIEYDGAISAQHAKRIEKQPSGNVRTPDYNRTSAKPVVRSERRIRLTSSSLQGADGSQTVPRQSKSSKRRNVSGARGTGAGNSDSSDEELRMKSGDRVDIVSTTAGKLQVSPERNKKSSSLPREWERAGSPHGSTTRESRESRNHRSRSHLRNARITKIKMSANEEPIDSIVDQTARLLSAAKAVKFDKRSSPVVADDVMNSLTRTSELLQQQSTTAREEREMERRDKDRSLSRIKAPGRGRSHGPHKFYIPVVPRRHSFDERIFAAPSAKGNSGESLLTRESIGKEAELEMKLAIVSNALMKEGEEKHRLDSEFRKLQKENKRLQEDLRTASHQLRKFTEWFFSTMEQNKTC